Part of the Paracoccus sp. MC1862 genome, CGTCATTCCGGCCATCCTTGGACAGGGGACGAAAGAACTGCAGAGCAAAAAGCCGACGCAATGAAACAGGGCTTGCGCGAGGCGGGTGCCGAGAGAAAACTGTTCCTGCGGAAAGTGTATTTCAAAACCGCTGCATCCGGAAACATTTTCGCGGGACCGCGAAGCCGGGACGCAGGGGCGAAAGGGCCGCCATCATGATCCCGTCTCTGCCTGGGGACATCTTCCGCCCGGGTCAGGTGCTGAACAACACCTGGACTGTCGAGGGCGTCCTGGGCCGCGGCGGCACGGGCGAGGTTTATCGCGCGTGCAGCCTCGTGACCGGCAGGATCGTGGCCATCAAGGCATTGTCGGCGCAGTTCGCGGGCGATGAAGGCTATCTGGAACTGATGCGCCGCGAAGAGGCGATGCGCAACATCATCCACGATGCCGTGGTGCGCTACAGCGAATGCTCCCGCACCGCCGAGGGAAATATGTTCCTGGTGATGGACTTCATCGACGGTCCGGCCCTGTCCGAGGTCATGAACGCCCGAAGGCTGAGCCCGCGCGAGTTGTTGATCATCGCGCACCGCGTGGCCGAGGGCCTCGCCGCCGCCCACGTCCATGGAGTCGTGCACCGCGACTTGTCGCCCGACAACATCATCCTGCGCGATAACCGAGTCGAGGGCGCGACGATCATCGACTTCGGCATAGCCAAGGACACCTTCAGCCGCGCGCGCTCGGTGGTGGGCAACCAGTTCGCCGGCAAGTACGAATATGCCGCGCCTGAACAGTTCGAAGGCAAGGCCGTGCCGGCCAGCGACCTTTACGCCTTGGGCGCGACGCTGGCCGCCGCCGCGCGCGGAGAGATTCCCTTTGCCGGGTCCACGCCCGGAGAGATGATCCGCCGCAAGTCCGAGCCACTGGACGTGTCTGGCCTGCCCGAGCCCTTGGCCGGGCTGATCCTCTGGCTGTCTGCCCCGAAGCTGGCGGACCGCGCCCCTTCGGCCACCGCCGTGCTGGCCCGGCTGGATTCGCTGCTCAAGGGTCAGCCCCAGGCGCCGGCGCGCGGCGGACGCAGCACGACCGGGGATCGGGGCACCAAGCGCGCGCGGAAAGGCGGGGGACTGGGCCGGGCGTGGCTTGCCGGACTGGCGGCGGTCCTGCTGGTGGCGGCCACGATCCTCCTTGTGCGGCCGCTTGTCGGGCCCGACCTGCCCTTGGCCGCGCCCTGGCGGCTCGAGGCCGCGTCCAGCCCGGCGCCACGCCTGTCGGGACATGCCCCCAACACGGCCACGGCAGGCCGGATCGCGGGTGCCGTCGCGTCGGCGACCGGCGCCCCACTGCCTCCGGATGCACTGGCCGAGGCGCGCGGCATGCCGGCGCCGGGCTGGGCCACAGCGATGGAGCGGCTTTTCCCGGAACTGGAAGGACTGGAGGACTGGATCGTCTCGGTCACGGACCTCACCGTCGAGATCGCAGGGCGTGCCGCCTCGACCCAGGAACGCGACATCATTGCCGAGAGGCTGGAGAGTTGGGCGCACCAATCGGGCATGACCCTGCGCCTGGACCTGACCGCACCGGTCCTGCTGTCCGCTGCCGAGATCGAGGCGGTGTCGGCGCGCCATGCGGCTTGCGGCGCACTGACCAGCGACATTCCTAACGCCGGGGTACCGGACGATGGCAGCGTCACGATCACGGGCACGCTGCCCGACGCGGGCGCGGAAGCCGCGCTGGCCGGGGATCTAGGTCCGCTGGTTGGCGCACGGACGCTTCGGCTGGATATCGAGACGCTGGACCCGGAGCTGTGCCGGATCCAGGCCGCCCTGGCCGGGTTGCCGGAGGGTGGCGTCACCATTCGCCTGTCCGAGGCACGCCGTCCCGAACCCTCGCTGACCGGCATCTATCATCCCGGCGACAATCCCGTCGCCGACGTGCTTATTCCCACGGCGCTGGCCGCGACCCCGGGAGCCGAACTCTGGCTTGCCCTTGCATATTCAGGAAAGGTTTACCCCCTGCGACCCACTCTTGCCGATGAGGAGACGCGGCTCGACCGGATCGGGCAGGCGTCGGGTGCACTCCACATCGTCCGGGCGCTGTGGACTGCCGATGAGGTCAAGGCAGTCAGGGGAAGAGCCGGCTTTACCGTGAACGACAAGGACTTCGGCAAGGCGGGGCTGTTCGCCCTCATCAGCCAAGGGCCGCTCTTCCCCGAACGGCGGCCCGGCGACGAGTCCGCGGCTTCGTTCGCCGAGGCGGTGGCGGCCCGCCGCGCCGCGCGGCCCGACCTTGTGCTGGCGGCCACCTTCCGGGCGCTGGATCTCCGTCCCCGACAGTAGGGCGTGTTTCGATACTCTGCAGGACTCATTGCGTAACAGCCTGATTCATGGGATGATCGGCAGGCTTGGGGAACTGCACACACGGCCTTGCACATAAAGGTTTCGGCCATGTTTCTCGCGCCCTTGTCCGTCCCGGACTCAGCCGGGCTGGATCTTCGCAACGACACGAGGTTTCTGGCGCTCGAGCGGGCGCTGGACGGGGCCTCGCGGGCAGTCAGGGCGGCGCAGGTGGCCAAGGGCAACACCGGCGACGTGCCGCTGGAGTGGGCGAAGCTGCTCGAGGATGCGGCGGCACTGGCCGAGGCAGGGCGCGATCTGCGGTTGCTGGTCATCGCCGCGCGGATCATGACCAACCTCGACGGTCCCGCCGGGCTGGCCGAAGGGCTGAACCTGCTGGGCGGCGCGCTGGAGGACTGGTGGGACAACCTTCATCCCGCCCTGCGCGACGGCAAGTTCCCGCGCGAGTCGGCGCTGCGGCGCATCAATGCCCTGTATCAGATCGAGAATTCCGATGCGGGGATCCTGGGCGATCTGGATTTCAACACGATGCTGGCGCCCCGCGGCCTGCCTGTCGTCTCGGGAGGGGATCTCGCCGCGGGCGCCGTCAGCCAGGCCATTCTGGCGGCCGAGGGCAAGACCGGGCTATCTCCGGCCGAACAGGCCGAGCGCGCGGCGCGCCATGAGGCCCGGGTGGCGCGGGTGATGACCGCCTGCCGCGCCTCGCGCGACCTCGAGCCCGAAGCGGTGTCCGTGCTGGAAACGGGCCTGGATGCCGCGCTGGCGGCGCTTGCCCGGCTCGAGACCGCGCTGGCCGCCCGCATCGGGGACGAGCCCCCAACCCGCTTTGCCGCCTTGCGCCAGATGCTGCAGCGGATGCAGGCGGCGCTGGCCAGTCCGGCCGCCCAGCTTGCCCCCGCCTCCGGCAGCCCGGGCAATGCGGCAGAACCGGAGAATGTCGGGCCGGCACCGGCGCAGATGCCGGTCAGTGCCTGCGCTCAGCCGATGGGCCTGCCCGCCCGGCTGTCATCACGCCGCGAGGTCGAGACCTGCCTCGACCTCGTCATAGACTTCTACGAACGCAACGAACCGGCCTCGCCGCTGCCGCATCTGGCACGACGCATGAAGAGGATGGTGTCGATGAACTTTCTGGAACTGATCGAGGAACTTGCCCCCGGAGGGATGAAGGAATTCCGCAATGTCGCCGGCGTCACCGAGGACAAGGGCCGCTGAGCGGCATCAATGGACCCGACACCGCTGGACCCGCCGCAAGAGGGAGTAGCCGCAATGAGCGAGAGCAAGTCAAAGGTCATCGAACGCAATCGCCCGCCGCGGGTGCAAATCTCCTATGATGTCGAGCATTACGGCAGCCCGACCACGATCGAGCTGCCCTTCGTCATGGGCGTCATGGCGGACTTGGCGGGCCAGTCGACGTCGCGCGAGGCGCAGAAGCCGCCGGCCGAACGCAGCTTCGTCGAGGTGGATGCCGGCCGCTTCCGGTCCTTCATGGAGGCGCTCTCTCCGCGCGTGACCGCACGCGTCCCCAACCGCCTGCCGGGCAAGCCCGGCCAGGAGGCACCCGACGAGGAGATGTTCGTCGATCTGACCTTCCGCGACATGGGAGGCTTCACCCCGGACCGCATAGCCGAGCAGATCCCCGAACTGGCCGAACTGCTGAAGATGCGCCGCAAACTCGAGGAACTGCTGAGCTACATGGACGGCAAGTCCAGCGCCGAAAAGCGCATTGCCCAGCTTCTGAACGATGAACCCCTGCTGGCCCGCATCGCCGAACAGGCGATGGGCGGCGACAAGTCCGAGAGCTGAGCCATGGCCGAACAGGAACTCAAGGCCGCCGACACCGCCGCCGAGGTCGAAGCCGTCGACCTGGACGAATTCGGCGCATTGCTGGAAAAGGATTTCCGCGTCAGGGAGGACGACAGCGCCAAGCTGCGCGAGCTGGTCGCCAACCTCGCGCTGGCCGCACGGGAAAAGGCGGGCAGCGCCACGATCAGCGGCAATGCGGTGCGCTCGATCAAGTCGCTGATCGCCGGGATCGACCAGCTTCTGACGATGCAGATGAACGAGGTGCTGCACGCCCCCGAGGTCCGCGCGATGGAGGGCACATGGCGCGGGCTGCACTATCTGGTGAACAACACCGAAACCGACAACATGATGAAGATCCGGGTGATGAACATCACCAAGGACGAGCTTGCCGACCAGCTCGAGGACTTCGAGGGACAAATGTGGGACCAGTCCCCCATGTTCCGCAAGCTTTATACCGAGGAGTATTCCAGCTTCGGCGGCGCGCCCTTCGGCACCGTCCTCGGGACCTACGAATTCAGCCATCACCCTCGCGACGTGGGCTTGCTGCGGAGTCTGTCGGGAATCTGCGCCTCGGCCCATGCGCCCTTCATCGCCGCCGCTTCCCCGCGGCTGTTCCGCATGGAAAGCTGGCAGGAACTGCCCAATCCGCAGGACCTGAAGATGGTGACCTCTTCCCCCGACTACGCGGCCTGGCAGAGCCTGCGGGAAAGCGAGGACGCGCGTTACATCGGGCTGACGCTGCCGCGGGTTCTGGCCCGGCTGCCCTATGGCCCCGACACGATCCCGGTCAAGGGCTTCGACTTCCGCGAGGAGATCGACGGCCGGCACGACCATTACGTCTGGATGAACGCGGCCTTCCCGATGGGGGTGAACATCAACCGCAGCCACAAGCTGTATGGCTGGGGCAGCCAGATCCGCGGCGTGGAATCGGGCGGCGCGGTGACAAACCTGCCGGTGCATACCTTCCCCGGCGACGACGGATCGGTGGTGATGAAATGTCCCACCGAGATCGCCATCGATGACCGGCGCGAACTCGAACTGGCAAGGCTCGGGCTGATGCCGATCCTGCATCGCAAGAACACCGATGTCGCGGCCTTCCTGGGTGCCCAGTCCCTGCAGGATTGCGAGGCAAGGGCCGGACGG contains:
- a CDS encoding serine/threonine-protein kinase; the encoded protein is MIPSLPGDIFRPGQVLNNTWTVEGVLGRGGTGEVYRACSLVTGRIVAIKALSAQFAGDEGYLELMRREEAMRNIIHDAVVRYSECSRTAEGNMFLVMDFIDGPALSEVMNARRLSPRELLIIAHRVAEGLAAAHVHGVVHRDLSPDNIILRDNRVEGATIIDFGIAKDTFSRARSVVGNQFAGKYEYAAPEQFEGKAVPASDLYALGATLAAAARGEIPFAGSTPGEMIRRKSEPLDVSGLPEPLAGLILWLSAPKLADRAPSATAVLARLDSLLKGQPQAPARGGRSTTGDRGTKRARKGGGLGRAWLAGLAAVLLVAATILLVRPLVGPDLPLAAPWRLEAASSPAPRLSGHAPNTATAGRIAGAVASATGAPLPPDALAEARGMPAPGWATAMERLFPELEGLEDWIVSVTDLTVEIAGRAASTQERDIIAERLESWAHQSGMTLRLDLTAPVLLSAAEIEAVSARHAACGALTSDIPNAGVPDDGSVTITGTLPDAGAEAALAGDLGPLVGARTLRLDIETLDPELCRIQAALAGLPEGGVTIRLSEARRPEPSLTGIYHPGDNPVADVLIPTALAATPGAELWLALAYSGKVYPLRPTLADEETRLDRIGQASGALHIVRALWTADEVKAVRGRAGFTVNDKDFGKAGLFALISQGPLFPERRPGDESAASFAEAVAARRAARPDLVLAATFRALDLRPRQ
- a CDS encoding ImpA family type VI secretion system protein — encoded protein: MFLAPLSVPDSAGLDLRNDTRFLALERALDGASRAVRAAQVAKGNTGDVPLEWAKLLEDAAALAEAGRDLRLLVIAARIMTNLDGPAGLAEGLNLLGGALEDWWDNLHPALRDGKFPRESALRRINALYQIENSDAGILGDLDFNTMLAPRGLPVVSGGDLAAGAVSQAILAAEGKTGLSPAEQAERAARHEARVARVMTACRASRDLEPEAVSVLETGLDAALAALARLETALAARIGDEPPTRFAALRQMLQRMQAALASPAAQLAPASGSPGNAAEPENVGPAPAQMPVSACAQPMGLPARLSSRREVETCLDLVIDFYERNEPASPLPHLARRMKRMVSMNFLELIEELAPGGMKEFRNVAGVTEDKGR
- the tssC gene encoding type VI secretion system contractile sheath large subunit; translated protein: MAEQELKAADTAAEVEAVDLDEFGALLEKDFRVREDDSAKLRELVANLALAAREKAGSATISGNAVRSIKSLIAGIDQLLTMQMNEVLHAPEVRAMEGTWRGLHYLVNNTETDNMMKIRVMNITKDELADQLEDFEGQMWDQSPMFRKLYTEEYSSFGGAPFGTVLGTYEFSHHPRDVGLLRSLSGICASAHAPFIAAASPRLFRMESWQELPNPQDLKMVTSSPDYAAWQSLRESEDARYIGLTLPRVLARLPYGPDTIPVKGFDFREEIDGRHDHYVWMNAAFPMGVNINRSHKLYGWGSQIRGVESGGAVTNLPVHTFPGDDGSVVMKCPTEIAIDDRRELELARLGLMPILHRKNTDVAAFLGAQSLQDCEARAGRLVDPDAQANERLSANLPYLLPVCRFAHYLKAIARDKIGTFKERADMEVWLSEWINRYVLANTAMADDKAKARRPLAKAEVKVDSVEGRPGYYAARFYLRPHYQLEGINASLRLVSELPSVKGA
- the tssB gene encoding type VI secretion system contractile sheath small subunit gives rise to the protein MSESKSKVIERNRPPRVQISYDVEHYGSPTTIELPFVMGVMADLAGQSTSREAQKPPAERSFVEVDAGRFRSFMEALSPRVTARVPNRLPGKPGQEAPDEEMFVDLTFRDMGGFTPDRIAEQIPELAELLKMRRKLEELLSYMDGKSSAEKRIAQLLNDEPLLARIAEQAMGGDKSES